Part of the Paroedura picta isolate Pp20150507F chromosome 3, Ppicta_v3.0, whole genome shotgun sequence genome is shown below.
ccaggtgggacctggggatcccctgggattaaaGCTcacctgcagactacagagatctgttccccaggAGGAAGCGGCTGCCTTGGATTCTGTGACACAGGACAACACTGAGGTTCTTGTCCTCCCCACAAacaaggatgccagtctccaggtgggactttgggatcccctgggattatagctcatctccaggtcacagagatcagctcccctggaggaatggctgctttggatcagaccaaaggacCATCCCTGCATGTTGTTTCCCAAAACAGCAGCCAGATACCTTTGGGAAGCCCCACCCTAAGGAAAGCATAGAGATCAAAACCTCCCTTTAACCGGTGATTCAGAGGTACGTGCCTCTGAACATTGAGATTTCATCATGTCTAACCATTTATGTGATTTGTGAAGAACTTTCTTTTGACTGCACATTGGCCTAATTTGATGAACATTTGATGCACATTGGCCTAATTTGTTCTAATCTCTTGGGACAATGCTACACTTACTTTTACaaactttttattgttttatcagtTAAGTCATTTTATTACCCCAAAAATTCCAAAGACAATATCATTGAGGTTTCCCAACTCTTTCATCACTTGGGGGGCCCTTTCCTGCACTTTTCTCAGCTTTACAAGAATGAActtaatagggatgccagtccccaggtgggacccaggaATCCTCTAtaattatacctcatctccagatcagttccccgggagaaaatagctgttttggaaggtggactccatagcactatactccactgagaccCTTCCCTgacaaatcctgtccactcccaaagtctccaggtatttcccagcccagagttggcaaccctagagctgAACCAGAATCGAACACAGATTCCAACAAGATTGCAAGAATGAGATGGTTTTTAAGTGGTCAAGAGTCACAGCTCCTTTAGTAAGGATTGAACAGCATATCCAATTTTGAAAAATAATACTGAGCAGGCACACTTGGAGTTTAAATTGACAGTATGAGCCTAAACCAAGAAATGCTCATCTAAATCCCCAATCGGTTTAGAAAGGAACAACacaatttaggattgcattttttaaaagtcacaatGTAATTTTTTGCCTTGCTTgatacttaaaaaagaaaagaaaaggtttttgtgtaagcacttaaaaaaaattactgaatctttttaaaaccttttttttattgacccccccccccaccaaggttTTACAATAGCCTTAAGTGGCCTTTAAACAAAATACACTGAAAcgacaaagaagaaaataaataaaaagcacagATGCCTTAAACACTGACAATGGGAGATGAAAAGAGGCACCGAATGGATCGTTTCCCTTTCTTACTTGCCTCAGAAACGTAAAAACGTACCTCTGCTGTTCCCGAATGTTTCCCGTGCTAATGTCCTTTGCTGAATAAGTACCAACATTCTAATTGCGAATTTACTTCCATCAATATTCAACACCCAGCAGCTTAAGACACAGTTGCAATGTTTTCTTCTTAACCTGTTCCCTGAAGAGCATCTCCAGCTTGGAAAGGAATAGGCTAGAACAGGGAATCCTGACGTCGGGCCTGCTAATGCCTTTTGGGGCATCCACCAaacgtttttaaaaagtgggtgggtCCAGGTCGAACTACTGGCTTTGCTTATTTTTGCTTATttttccgcactcccccacatgcagccaggtggatgaccttgaacttgccacagcacagataaagctgttctgaccgagcaggaatctcagggctctctcagcctcccctccctcacagggtgtctgttgtggggagaggaaagggaaggcgattgctagccgcttcgagactccttcgggtagggaaaagcagtatataagaaccaacccttcttcaaaaATGATGCTCTGACAGCAGCTGTCACCTCAATCCAAGGATCTTCAGGACATGACTGAAAAGATAAAACTGCAgaattagggaagccagcctccaggtgggacctggggatcccctgcaattacggctcatctccaggcaacagagatgaaatATGAAAGCTCCCCAGACCCCTTGTGGAAGTTGATAACCCTCTGTTGAACAGGCAGGACATTTGTTTGCTCTCACAGCCATTGGCCAGTGAAAGAGCTCCCCCCCATGAAACCCCCTTTTATgggcctctaagccaggggtagtcaacctgtggtcctccagatgtccatggactacaattcccatgagctcctgccagcatttgctggcaggagctcatgggaattgtagtccatggacatctggaggaccacaggttgactacccctgctctaagctaccTGCCGTCATCTCATATTGTCACCAAATATTTGAGGTGCTCAGAACAAGTCTTGTGAAGAAGTATTGTATTCTTTCCCTCTATCCCgaatttgagcctcttgtggcggagagtggtaaggcagccgtctgaaagctttgcccatgaggctgggagttcaatcccagcagccggctcaaggttgactcagccttccatccttccaaggtcggtaaaatgaggacccagcttgctggggggtaaacggtcatgactggggaaggcactggcaaaccaccccgtatagagtctgccatgaaaacgctagagggcgtcaccccaagggtcagacatgactcggtgcttgcacagtggatacctttacctttaccttttatcccgaATTTAGTGCCCGTCACCCCGCATTCTAACATTCTAgatttaaaaagttcaccctACTGACTTCAGCATTTCATAAActgtttctcaccccccccccccgcacacacacactcacccctccaccctgccccccaccagctcttcttctcctaacGAAAAGGTCTCCCCAGACCTGCTAGGAACAGTGTGATGTCAGAGTTCAAACTCTGAGTAAAGATTTCTGCATTTCCTCCGTCGTTTTTCGCTTTATTTCGTACATTACCTTTCTAAGACATtttgaaaaagataaaaataattcttaaaaaaaaaaaaagttaaaggcTCTTCTCTTTTCTAGCAACCCCCTTCCCCTCTGAGCAGGTCAGGAGCGGCGGGCGCCAGCCCTAAGGGACCCTGGCTCCGTGGCGGCTGTCATGCACGTCATGCGaaaagtggagattcaaaccccaGCGTTTTGTGTCAAGGAGTCTCTCAGGCACTGGGAAAGACCTGTAGCCCAAGTGTTTGGATTCAGTGGTTCTGCTCCGGATCAGGCAGCTCCCTGCTCGACACCGCGGCCTCCCTCCCCCATCGTGGCCTTCTCACGGATTCGCAACCCCGTGGATCTTCTCGTGCCGACGGAGGTCGCTCCGGTTCAGGAACCTCTGCTCGCAGGCCGTGCATTTATACGGCCTCTCGCCGGTATGGATCCTCCGGTGGATCAGGAGGTAGCCTTTCTggatgaagctcttcccgcaATCCGTGCACGTgttgggcttctcccccgtgtggatccgcTCGTGCGTCAAGAGGGAAGAGCGGCGGGTGAAGCACTTCCCGCACTGGGCGCATCGGTACGGGgtctctcccgtgtgggtcctcCGGTGGATCACCAGCTGCAGCCTCCGGCTGAAGCTCTGCCCGCAGTCGGCGCAGCTgtagggcttctcgcccgtgtggatccTCTCGTGGTTGATGAGGTTGCACCGGATGCTGAAGCAGCGCCCGCACTGGGCGCAttcgtagggcttctcccccgtgtgcatCCGCTTGTGCCGGACGAGGGTCGACTTGCGGTTGAAGCTCTTGCCGCAGTCCAGGCAGgcgtagggcttctccccggtgtgggtccGCTCGTGGACGACGAGGTTGGCTTTGCAGTTGGAGGTCTTCCCGCAGTAGAGGCACTGGTAGGGCTTGACGCTCATTTGCACCGCCTGGCTCTGCAGCAGGTCGAAGCCCACCTCGTCCATCTGCTCCTTCTTGATGGTGCACTTGAGGATTCCGTCTTGGAAGGGGCCCTCTTGCAAGCCCAGGTGGGTTTCCTCGCACAGGAACCCGGGCGGCTTCTCCGGGTGGTTCTCCCAGTGGCTTCTGGCACCCGGGGGGCTTCCGGGCATCTCGGCCTCCGGGAAGAGTTCCGCTTTGGTCCCGTCCAGGGATATTTCACAGACAGTCACTTGCTCGGGCCGCCCCAGCTGGAAAGTCTCTCCGTCGCTCTCCTGAGCTTCGTCAGCTCCTTCTGAGGAAAGAACaaataaaggaaagaagaagaagagtcggttcttatatgccgcttttctctacccgcaggagtctcaaagcggcttacagtcgccttccctttcctctccccacaacagacaccctgtgaggtgggtgaggctgagggagccctgatattactgaagaagaagaagagttggttcttatatgccgcttttccctacccgaaggaggctcaaagcggcttacagtccccttcccattcctctccccacaacagacaccctgtgagggaggtgaggctgagagagccctgagattaccgaagaagagttggatcttatatgccgcttttctctacccgaaggagtctcaaagcggcttacattcgctttccctttcctctccccaaaacagacactctgtgagggaggtgaggctgagagagccctgagattactgaagaagaagaagagttggatcttatatgccgcttttctctacccgaaggagtttcaaagcggcttacattcaccttccctttcctcttctagCATATTGTCCACAGCCAGCACACATACAAACTGAAGCAGGACCTTCCCAAGTGAAAAACAAAGAAGGAATGattgttgtgagttttgtgggCTTTGTGACCACATTCTGGCCGTTGTAGCTCCTGATGTTTTGCTAGCTACTGTGGCTGGCAAAACGTCAGCGACTATCACTACAGGGTCATGTCCACACAGTCTAGAAAACCCACCACAGCCAGTGGACTCTGGCCacgaaagcctttgacaatttaAAGAGGGAATGCTTGCTTTCTTCCTTTCATCGCTTGCAAATGTATGCAGATGGAAGGAGATTCCAACTCACAGCATCAAGCCTGAAGTTTGACCCACACGCGCACACCAATGATGTCAATATTTACCAAAATAGGTGACTTCTCCATCCCCCTCTTGCTTCGCTTCAATGGAGAGCTGCATCTTCATGGGCTCAGAGGGATCCTGCTCAGAATTGGGAGTGGTGATGAAGGAGCTCTCCAACAGCTCCGACTCCTGAAAAGAAGCAGACGGGTGACTGAGAAGACCTGGAGAAGCGCCTACGGACCCCTTAAAAAACCACATTCTGcatctgagagccagcgtggcgtagtggtCAACagcggtggtctctaatctggagaatcgggtttgattccccactcctccacatgaagaaagccgggtgaccttgggctagtcacagagctattctcatggagcagttctcttacagctctctcatccccacctacttcacaggatgcctgttgtgaggagaggaaggaaaggcaatttgtaagcctctttgtaattccttcaagtaatgaaaagcagggtataaaaaacaacctccTCATATTATCGATGGTATCCCTATCTCGTCTTTCTCCCCTCAGAGAGTGGCCTTATGCTGGGTGAGGGGCAGTATCTTCTGCTTTTCCACGCAGAACTGTCCACCCTACACCATCTCTGGAAAAAGAACCTAAAGCAACAGTGCTGGAAATGACCCTTCCCTTTGCCTAAGGAACTAGacgcaggggtggctaaactatggctctccagatgtctatggactacaattcccatgagcccctgccagcactcatgggaattgtagtccatggacatctggagggctgcagtttgtccTTATTTATACAGACCTGGGAATTAACAAACCaagcagacaatactggccttgatgagtggtggcaggggctcatgggaattgtagtccacggacatctggaaaaccacagtttgtcCATCCCTGGACTAGAGGATGACTGCCAATCAGAGTGGACAATACAGGGAAGGTTCAATTTCCCTCACAGGCACTTTTTTAAAACACCAGGTACCTCCTCGCCCccttagtcaaactgtggccctccagatgtccatggactacaattcccatgagtccctgccagcgctcatgggaattgtagtccatggacatctggagggctgcagtttgcccttATTTATACAGACCTGGGATTTAACAAACCaagcagacaatactggccttgatgagtgctagcaggggctcatgggaattgtagtccacggacatctggagaaccacagtttgtccATCCCTGGACTAGAGGATGACTGCCAATCAGCGTGGACAATACTGGGAAGGTTCAATTTACCTCAcaggcactttttaaaaacaccaggtccctcctcacccccttagtcaaactgcagccctccagatgtccatggactacaattcccatgattccctgccagcgctcatgggaattgtagtccatgaacatctggagggctgcagtttgcccttATTTATACAGACCGGGGATTTAACAAACCAAGCAGACAATACAGGCCTTGATGGGCCAAGTAGCACGATTCAGTAGAAGGGAGCTTCCCGTGTGTTCATGCCACTCCAGATGCCTTTTATTCTCCACAAAGGCCTGATTCACACCCACAAGAAGGAAACGGCAAAATGGACCATACCAACAATTTACACCAAAAGGTTCAAAGCGGGAGTCCCCCACCAGCAATCTGAACTGGTGAGGCACCTTCGACCCCCTCGTCTCTCCCGCCTGTGTGACCCAGACGACAGCCCTCCTCCCACGTGCCCTCGGCTGGCCGGGTTATCCGCCacctcaccttcctctcccatTGCTCAGGCTCCTGAAGCCGCACGAGGAAATCCtccgccagggccaccgcctgggcacAGGTCTCAGGCCCGTTCTCCCTCACCCAGCACTGCATTTCCCACGGCAAGATGCTCAGGAATTGCTCCAGGATCAGCACCTCCAGGATTTGGTCCTTGGTCCGCCTTTCGGGCCTCAGCCACTGATGGCCAAGCTCCCAGAGCTGCTTGCAAACTTTCCGCGGGCCCTCGGCCTCCTCGTAGCAGAAGTGCCGGAAACGCTGGCGCCGCATCTCCGAGGTAAGGGCCACCACGCCCGCCACCTCTTCCTTCACCTTCACGGGGGGGTCCAGTCCTCCGTTGGGCTTGTGAGCCCCCCTGAGGCCTGGCATGGCCTGGGTCATCCATTCTCCCCTGGACCACTGGCTGGCGCCCGCTATTTCCTTCAAGGAGGCCTGAAATTCCTTTGACTCCTCTTCCGACATGGGCTCGGGTAACTTGAGGTGCCTCCACCCCAAGTGAGGAGATTCCACCGTTTTCAGGAATTCCTGCCACTGGGTTTCCCAGCGCTGCTGCAGGCCCTCCTCGGGCTCCTGCTTGATTTGTGGTGGGGCTGACCCGGCCAGAAACTCACGGATGGTCCCAACTTGGGTGACGTGAGGCTCCCTCCTGCCCGCCTCCAATCCATCATCCGTTTTGGGGCCTGCCAGGCTGTGCTTCTCCATTTTTATCTTCGGCTTCAGCTCCGGAACTGGAAAGGAAATTCAGGCTTGAGACAGAAAGTacttcccccccacctccaaccTGGATCAGGgcaaaacttttttttccctTGCCCTAAATGCAGACAGTGCCCCATTGTTTACCTTTAGCAGTTGTTTTTGGGATTTACAGTGCGGATTGCCCCTGGAGATCGCTCACTATTACCATttgcatttgcttggcatgcagaaggttgcaggttcaatcccaggcatctccagttaaaaggacccggcttgggtgacgtgaaagacctctgactgagaccATGGAAAGCCACTGCCGTACATATATATGCACAAATCCTTTACAACCCTGAACCAGGGTCTTTAGGCCAGCGAGATAAACATTATAGCCATTTATTATTTCCATTAGCAATTCCACCGCACTCAGGATTGCCAACTTGTCCATGGTTGTTCCATGCATTGAACAGCAGCCGGATAAGCAGATATCAGCAAAGTACCATCTTTATCTGCATGTCCCCAAATCGCCCGTTTCTAAGCCTTCCTGTGCAAAGCAAGGGGGCCAATTATTCTGGCCATCTGGTAACTCCACCTGCCTTTTCCCTGCACCAGCTACACTCCTGAGCTGGTAGGATTGCTAACTGACCcgcccaacccaacccaacccagccTGCTCCTCCGCCTTCAAGAGCATACTTTCTGACAGAAGCCAGCTGACCCACCCCCTGCAGCTTGCAACGCCGTTAAAAAGCACAGCTGCAGGAAGGTAATAGAGAGTTGGCAGCCGCCCATCCCGACCACGGGCTTCCTGGCGCCTGCTGCTTGCCTTTCCCCTCCCAAGAGCATTTTCTTCCTCCCAATCGAGGCTCTCTTGGGGCTTGAACTCACCTCCGCCCTGCAGTTTTTGCATTGCAGCCGCGGGGAAGGGACCTGCCGCTGGCTATTGCTCcatccaaaaaaaaaagactccgGAGGAGGAAgccggagaaggaggaggatcaGGAAGGTGGCTTTCCTTGGGTCACAAATTTCTGGGCTCCTCTAGGCACGACATCTCTGTGTCTTTAACCCCTTCCCAGCGCAGCCAGGCTCAAGTTGCTAGCAggccagggggagagagagagaaagagagaaaacagcCTGTTCAAACGAGCCCAGCTAATTTCATGGGAGGGCTCCtggctcagtggaggagcctctgctttgcatgcaaaaagtcCCAGCTTCAGTTCTCAGGGCCTCCAGCGTACAAGGCTCAGGTAGCAGcaggtgag
Proteins encoded:
- the LOC143834277 gene encoding uncharacterized protein LOC143834277, with protein sequence MQKLQGGVPELKPKIKMEKHSLAGPKTDDGLEAGRREPHVTQVGTIREFLAGSAPPQIKQEPEEGLQQRWETQWQEFLKTVESPHLGWRHLKLPEPMSEEESKEFQASLKEIAGASQWSRGEWMTQAMPGLRGAHKPNGGLDPPVKVKEEVAGVVALTSEMRRQRFRHFCYEEAEGPRKVCKQLWELGHQWLRPERRTKDQILEVLILEQFLSILPWEMQCWVRENGPETCAQAVALAEDFLVRLQEPEQWERKESELLESSFITTPNSEQDPSEPMKMQLSIEAKQEGDGEVTYFEGADEAQESDGETFQLGRPEQVTVCEISLDGTKAELFPEAEMPGSPPGARSHWENHPEKPPGFLCEETHLGLQEGPFQDGILKCTIKKEQMDEVGFDLLQSQAVQMSVKPYQCLYCGKTSNCKANLVVHERTHTGEKPYACLDCGKSFNRKSTLVRHKRMHTGEKPYECAQCGRCFSIRCNLINHERIHTGEKPYSCADCGQSFSRRLQLVIHRRTHTGETPYRCAQCGKCFTRRSSLLTHERIHTGEKPNTCTDCGKSFIQKGYLLIHRRIHTGERPYKCTACEQRFLNRSDLRRHEKIHGVANP